A stretch of the Haematobia irritans isolate KBUSLIRL unplaced genomic scaffold, ASM5000362v1 scaffold_40, whole genome shotgun sequence genome encodes the following:
- the LOC142242550 gene encoding uncharacterized protein LOC142242550, with protein sequence MAQHNATLSARCTLCSDPDDGNMIGCSKCNTIYHYSCCDLDEESDICQWLCEFCCQSIQQNSLLNTNKSQETHSVQFAGIAAASQHDETNNEIAGSSSTRQNSPLRTGSVMKDINSHISIKKQLQLKMLEEEFRLREEFLRRKYELLQSNDEELNNDIEHTTTLFNNYASTQESPIIQQNADADRGLHNPHSNLSDSYRADIHSLIHQPQCQSTVIQRIQNKTSSPPTLFPQPIVEVPQKENGANILNGSNQNKTNNNNNNTYTIAGCQNANSSNFSNSRTECNLTTTQIMARQCISKDLPPFNGDPREWPIFISAFEQSTNIAGYGNDENLIRLQKCLHGKARDAVRNCLMLPEMVPDIIRTLKMYFGRPECVVRNLIDEVRKMNIPKGKLDALIEFGFAVKNICATIRASKLDDFLINPTLLQELVEKLPPDTIFQWAIHSKNITRPTLVDFSNWLYDVAEATCKVTVPVFDSLGDKRSSRKETRLNAHINSPLNKKRVNCIVCEENHKIADCDQFQAFEVADRWNIVKTNHLCRICLCKHRGHCWFRKQCGVSGCTVQHNPLLHSDVGLLEKTVTTLNNHTNKEGESYFRIVPVTLHHDNKSISIYALMDDGSTLTLLEENVANMLGVRGTIDPLCIRWTGDVSRLEDSSRKFDLKISSTHKNAKIFPIKNVHTVKNLNLAAESINVENIKEKYSYLRDIPLIGYANAVPSMIIGVNNPNLIASMKVREGGWNQPVASKTRLGWTIFGGTQKRVFNLNIHKCVCGSDIILHDLVKAFFSDENIGILPPEAMPNSKEDQRAIDIIENTCSFKDGRYEVGLLWKNDGLVLPPSLKTAMKRLDCLKRRILRDSSLANELQQQISNLLEKKYARKLSKSAAEQQGGKIWYLPTFIVKNPQKPNKVRLVWDAAAKSGNVALNDFLLKGPDLLIPLMQILYKFRIGAVAICGDIAEMFHRIKVQEEDACAQRFLWWGENDTIDVYQLDVLTFGASCSPFISHFIRNKNAEIHCQEIPTILNAIKNQHYVDDYIDSTNTVNEAIDLALGVREVHKRGGFHMRNWASNSTEVLQALGEPSGCESKTFEVEVGINQCNKILGLYWEPKTDVFKINLKFVRLNRPVLVDDIVPTKREVLQVLMSVFDPLGFVSCFMSYLKIILQEIWRCGIEWDQPLTSELFEKWKKWLQCLPIITRIEIPRCYSHYLQSPNCVVQLHTFVDASEEAFAAVCYFRIEFEGKVDIRLVASKSKVAPLQPMSIPRLELQAAVIGTRLMKTVECHGIQIEQRVMWTDSKTVLNWLVGDPRKYKQFVMFRVAEILKYTDIANWRWVPSNNNIADLATKYKPPTYNYKEWFEGPLWLKKEESKWPHNATDAELDMTELRPRYLNIHSRKNVSIVINFDYFSSWFRLCRAIANWYQIFDYLYLKVKNENSIRYNVVHINKAKNFIYKNVQLSCFPDEYAATQVGKVTKGAFVGLHVFMDSNGVIRVKNRAQYAKELCGVQKDPIILPWNHHVTRLIVLHYHESYHHLNHETVINEIRQQYFITRLRVLYKTTRRGCQKCKNDLAKPVSPQIAPLPPARLGAYQRPFTFVGVDYFGPISIVSGRKSLKRWGVIFTCLTIRAIHIEIAHTLTTDSFLMCLRNFMARRGTPSEIYSDNGTNFRGAERFLKQELEKINYNDVQSALSFKGITWRFNPPAAPHMGGAWERLIRSIKTILYKISPSHKFCEESLRCALMEVELIINSRPLTYVSLETQDEEAITPNHFLLGSSNGSKPFCSSEDLDHRMCLKQSEIFANLFWRRWVKEMIPTLTRRNKWFEKVKPIEVGDIVLVVDENAERNSWIKGRVIEVITAKDGQVRRAKVKTINGEIERPAAKLAVLDIGLNLSHFMKNQQCPKSDCMYLHELGDPEASFTKEEMHQGKHQDYEKRLHDVLIATSGTSTAGGLVTTTVGSSIISSGGTISSTTSTKVTESHKTSGIVTSNSAKAIASCVSEVVGGHATSAAVSMATAAVNGQTTEAWPCLSVSPVGKKESLSSANTDENTNIFVRKKRLYQIM encoded by the exons ATGGCGCAACACAACGCAACTTTGAGTGCCCGGTGTACCTTGTGCTCCGATCCCGATGATGGAAATATGATAGGCTGCTCTAAATGTAACACCATTTATCATTATAGTTGCTGCGACTTAGACGAAGAATCTGATATCTGTCAATGGCTTTGTGAGTTTTGCTGTCAAAGCATACAGCAAAACTCCCTATTGAATACCAACAAATCACAAGAAACCCATTCTGTCCAATTTGCTGGAATAGCCGCAGCAAGTCAACATGATGAAACCAACAACGAAATTGCTGGCTCTTCATCAACTCGCCAAAACTCACCTCTCCGTACTGGTTCAGTCATGAAAGATATTAACTCTCATAtaagtataaaaaaacaactccAACTTAAAATGCTTGAAGAAGAGTTCCGTTTAAGAGAAGAGTTTCTGAGACGTAAGTATGAGTTGCTGCAGTCAAACGATGAAGAATTGAACAACGATATTGAACACACCACGACTCTCTTTAATAATTATGCCTCTACGCAAGAGAGCCCAATAATTCAACAAAACGCTGACGCTGACAGAGGTTTACACAACCCTCACTCAAACTTGAGTGATAGCTACAGAGCTGATATTCATTCGCTCATACATCAGCCACAGTGCCAAAGCACAGTTATTCAGcgaattcaaaataaaacttcTTCCCCTCCAACCCTCTTTCCACAACCAATTGTAGAAGTGCCACAGAAGGAGAATGGAGCGAACATTCTCAATGGAagtaatcaaaacaaaacaaataataataataacaacaccTACACCATAGCCGGTTGTCAAAACGCGAATTCTTCCAATTTTAGTAATTCACGTACAGAGTGTAATTTAACCACAACGCAAATCATGGCTCGGCAATGCATTTCAAAAGATCTTCCACCATTTAATGGGGACCCAAGAGAATGGCCCATATTTATAAGTGCCTTTGAACAAAGCACTAACATAGCCGGTTATGGCAACGATGAAAATCTAATACGACTCCAAAAATGTTTACACGGTAAGGCTCGGGACGCAGTGAGGAATTGTTTAATGTTACCTGAGATGGTTCCAGACATAATACGTACTCTGAAAATGTATTTTGGTAGGCCGGAATGTGTCGTAAGAAATCTTATTGACGAAGTACGTAAAATGAATATACCCAAAGGTAAACTCGACGCTCTGATAGAATTCGGGTTTGCTGTTAAAAACATATGTGCTACCATTCGCGCATCTAAATTGGACGATTTTTTGATAAATCCAACTCTTTTGCAGGAATTAGTTGAAAAGCTTCCACCCGATACCATATTTCAGTGGGCAATTCATTCTAAAAACATCACACGTCCAACATTAGTGGACTTTTCCAACTGGTTGTATGACGTTGCTGAAGCCACATGCAAAGTTACGGTTCCTGTATTCGACAGCCTTGGCGATAAACGCTCATCGAGAAAGGAAACCCGCCTAAATGCCCATATAAACTCACCATTAAACAAGAAACGAGTCAACTGCATTGTGTGTGAGGAAAATCACAAAATTGCCGACTGCGATCAATTTCAAGCCTTCGAAGTTGCCGATAGGTGGAACATTGTAAAAACCAACCACCTATGTCGCATATGCCTTTGCAAGCACAGGGGACATTGTTGGTTTCGAAAGCAGTGCGGTGTAAGTGGTTGCACTGTTCAACACAACCCTCTATTGCACAGTGATGTCGGACTACTGGAGAAGACGGTAACTACACTTAATAACCATACAAACAAAGAAGGTGAGTCCTATTTTCGTATTGTACCCGTCACTCTTCATCACGATAATAAATCCATATCAATATATGCCCTAATGGACGACGGTTCAACGTTGACTTTGCTTGAAGAGAATGTTGCTAACATGTTGGGGGTCCGCGGTACTATTGACCCTCTTTGCATACGTTGGACTGGGGATGTATCACGTCTCGAAGATAgttctagaaaatttgatttgaaaatatcGTCGACTCATAAAAATgccaaaatatttcctattaaaaatgtcCATACAGTTAAAAACCTCAATTTGGCAGCAGAGTCAATAAACGTTGAAAACATAAAGGAAAAGTATTCGTATCTTCGAGATATACCACTTATAGGTTACGCAAATGCTGTGCCCTCCATGATTATTGGGGTTAACAATCCAAACTTAATAGCTTCCATGAAAGTACGCGAGGGCGGCTGGAATCAGCCCGTTGCCTCCAAAACGCGATTGGGTTGGACAATCTTTGGAGGAACACAGAAAAGAGTGTTCAACCTGAATATACACAAATGTGTTTGCGGAAGTGACATAATATTACATGATTTGGTAAAGGCGTTTTTTTCTgacgaaaatattggtattttaccCCCCGAAGCAATGCCAAATTCGAAGGAGGACCAACGCGCTATTGACATTATTGAGAACACATGTTCGTTTAAAGATGGTCGATACGAAGTAGGGCTCTTGTGGAAAAATGACGGGTTAGTGTTACCACCGAGTTTAAAAACAGCTATGAAACGATTAGATTGCTTGAAACGTAGAATTTTGCGAGACTCATCTTTGGCTAATGaattacaacaacaaatttcaaaccTGTTGGAAAAGAAATATGCCCGTAAGCTTTCAAAAAGTGCCGCCGAACAACAGGGTGGAAAGATATGGTATCTGCCTACATTCATTGTTAAAAACCCTCAAAAGCCGAACAAGGTGAGATTAGTGTGGGACGCGGCTGCCAAATCTGGGAACGTTGCTTTAAATGATTTTCTCCTTAAAGGACCAGATCTACTCATTCCTCTAATGCAAATATTATATAAGTTTAGAATTGGCGCTGTGGCGATATGTGGAGACATTGCAGAGATGTTCCACCGCATTAAGGTTCAAGAAGAAGATGCATGCGCACAACGTTTTTTATGGTGGGGTGAAAACGATACAATTGATGTCTACCAATTAGATGTACTCACATTTGGGGCTTCTTGTTCTCCATTCATTTCTCATTTTATCAGAAACAAAAACGCAGAAATTCATTGCCAAGAAATCCCGACAATTTTAAACGCTATAAAAAATCAGCACTATGTCGATGATTACATTGACTCTACAAACACTGTTAACGAAGCTATAGATTTAGCTTTAGGCGTTCGAGAGGTCCATAAGAGAGGAGGGTTTCATATGCGAAACTGGGCCTCCAACTCTACGGAGGTTCTGCAAGCTCTAGGGGAACCCAGTGGATGCGAGAGCAAAACTTTTGAGGTAGAAGTCGGCATAAATCAATGCAATAAAATCCTCGGTTTATACTGGGAACCAAAAACCGACGtctttaaaatcaatttaaaatttgtacgcCTTAATCGACCGGTCCTTGTCGATGACATTGTTCCGACAAAAAGGGAGGTACTTCAGGTACTAATGTCTGTTTTTGATCCGTTGGGATTTGTCTCATGCTTCATGTCGTATTTAAAAATCATCTTGCAAGAAATATGGCGTTGCGGAATAGAATGGGACCAGCCTCTTACAAGCGAACTTttcgaaaaatggaagaaatggTTGCAGTGTCTACCAATAATAACAAGAATTGAAATTCCTCGATGCTATTCACACTACCTGCAAAGTCCAAATTGTGTAGTCCAACTACACACATTTGTCGATGCTAGCGAGGAAGCATTTGCGGCCGTgtgttatttccgaattgagttTGAAGGCAAAGTTGATATACGATTAGTAGCGTCAAAATCGAAGGTGGCGCCCCTTCAACCAATGTCCATCCCACGATTAGAATTGCAGGCTGCAGTAATAGGAACGAGGCTAATGAAGACTGTAGAATGTCATGGGATACAAATAGAACAAAGGGTTATGTGGACAGATTCAAAAACGGTTCTAAATTGGCTCGTTGGAGACCCACGGAAATATAAACAATTTGTGATGTTCCGTGTGGCAGAAATATTAAAGTATACAGATATTGCCAATTGGAGATGGGTGCCGTCAAATAATAATATAGCCGACCTTGCCACAAAATACAAACCACCAACTTATAACTACAAGGAGTGGTTCGAGGGCCCATTATGGCTAAAAAAGGAGGAGTCGAAGTGGCCACATAATGCTACAGATGCCGAGTTGGATATGACCGAACTACGCCCACGCTATTTAAACATACACTCgaggaaaaatgtttctattgtGATCAACTTCGACTATTTTTCTAGTTGGTTTAGACTTTGTCGTGCTATCGCTAACTGGTATcagattttcgattatttatatttgaaagtaaaaaatgaaaatagtaTACGATACAACGTGGTCCATATAAAtaaggcaaaaaattttatctataaaaatgttcaactGTCCTGTTTCCCGGATGAGTATGCTGCAACACAAGTGGGAAAAGTTACGAAGGGAGCATTTGTTGGACTGCATGTTTTTATGGATTCGAATGGGGTCATAAGAGTGAAAAATAGAGCACAATATGCAAAGGAATTATGTGGGGTTCAAAAAGATCCCATTATTCTACCGTGGAACCACCATGTTACACGTCTCATTGTGTTACACTATCATGAATCTTATCACCACCTAAACCATGAAACTGTAATAAATGAAATACGGCAACAGTATTTTATAACAAGACTGAGAGTCCTTTATAAAACCACTAGGAGaggttgtcaaaaatgtaaaaatgatttAGCTAAACCAGTTTCACCTCAAATAGCTCCTTTGCCTCCAGCTCGTCTAGGTGCATATCAGAGACCGTTCACATTTGTGGGTGTGGACTATTTTGGTCCTATTTCAATAGTATCTGGCCGGAAATCATTAAAGCGTTGGGGTGTTATATTCACTTGCCTAACCATCAGAGCTATACATATTGAAATAGCACACACCCTAACTACTGATTCTTTCCTTATGTGTTTGAGGAATTTTATGGCAAGGCGAGGTACACCTTCCGAAATTTATAGTGATAATGGAACAAATTTTCGAGGCGCCGAAAGATTTCTCAAACAAGAgttggaaaaaataaattataacgaTGTGCAGAGTGCCTTGAGTTTTAAGGGAATAACCTGGAGGTTTAATCCTCCCGCAGCTCCTCATATGGGGGGAGCGTGGGAGCGGCTGATAAGGTCCATAAAAacaattctttataaaatatcACCGTCacacaaattttgtgaagaaagtCTACGTTGTGCTTTGATGGAAGTCGAGCTTATAATAAACTCGCGCCCTCTTACTTACGTCTCGCTAGAAACTCAggatgaagaagcaattacaccGAATCACTTCTTACTAGGTAGCTCAAATGGGTCGAAACCATTTTGTAGCTCGGAAGATCTAGACCATAGGATGTGTCTCAAACAAAGCGAAATATTTGCTAATTTATTCTGGCGTCGATGGGTAAAAGAAATGATCCCAACATTGACTAGGAGGAACAAATGGTTTGAAAAGGTCAAGCCGATTGAAGTTGGAGATATAGTTCTTGTTGTTGACGAAAACGCTGAGAGAAATTCATGGATAAAGGGAAGAGTTATTGAAGTAATAACAGCAAAAGACGGGCAGGTGAGAAGGGCAAAAGTCAAGACTATTAATGGAGAGATAGAGCGCCCAGCTGCAAAATTAGCAGTGCTTGATATCGGTTTGAATTTGAG CCACTTTATGAAAAATCAACAGTGTCCCAAGAGCGATTGTATGTACTTGCATGAGCTTGGTGATCCAGAGGCTAGCTTTACTAAAGAGGAAATGCACCAGGGCAAGCATCAGGACTATGAAAAGCGTTTACATGATGTGCTTATAGCCACTTCGGGTACAAGTACAGCGGGTGGTTTGGTAACAACAACAGTGGGGTCGTCTATTATCAGCAGTGGTGGCACGATCAGTAGCACTACGTCTACCAAGGTAACGGAATCCCATAAAACTTCGGGCATTGTTACTAGTAATTCTGCCAAGGCTATTGCAAGCTGTGTCAGCGAAGTTGTGGGCGGTCATGCCACATCAGCAGCGGTTTCGATGGCCACTGCAGCAGTGAATGGACAGACAACGGAGGCATGGCCGTGTCTTTCTGTATCACCTGTCGGTAAAAAGGAGTCGCTATCAAGTGCCAATACTGacgaaaataccaatattttcgtcAGAAAAAAACGCCTTTACCAAATCATGTAA
- the LOC142242551 gene encoding uncharacterized protein LOC142242551 has protein sequence MKVREGGWNQPVASKTRLGWTIFGGTQKRVFNLNIHKCVCGSDIILHDLVKAFFSDENIGILPPEAMPNSKEDQRAIDIIENTCSFKDGRYEVGLLWKNDGLVLPPSLKTAMKRLDCLKRRILRDSSLANELQQQISNLLEKKYARKLSKSAAEQQGGKIWYLPTFIVKNPQKPNKVRLVWDAAAKSGNVALNDFLLKGPDLLIPLMQILYKFRIGAVAICGDIAEMFHRIKVQEEDACAQRFLWWGENDTIDVYQLDVLTFGASCSPFISHFIRNKNAEIHCQEIPTILNAIKNQHYVDDYIDSTNTVNEAIDLALGVREVHKRGGFHMRNWASNSTEVLQALGEPSGCESKTFEVEVGINQCNKILGLYWEPKTDVFKINLKFVRLNRPVLVDDIVPTKREVLQVLMSVFDPLGFVSCFMSYLKIILQEIWRCGIEWDQPLTSELFEKWKKWLQCLPIITRIEIPRCYSHYLQSPNCVVQLHTFVDASEEAFAAVCYFRIEFEGKVDIRLVASKSKVAPLPRACRTSVELEAQFRI, from the coding sequence ATGAAAGTACGCGAGGGCGGCTGGAATCAGCCCGTTGCCTCCAAAACGCGATTGGGTTGGACAATCTTTGGAGGAACACAGAAAAGAGTGTTCAACCTGAATATACACAAATGTGTTTGCGGAAGTGACATAATATTACATGATTTGGTAAAGGCGTTTTTTTCTgacgaaaatattggtattttaccCCCCGAAGCAATGCCAAATTCGAAGGAGGACCAACGCGCTATTGACATTATTGAGAACACATGTTCGTTTAAAGATGGTCGATACGAAGTAGGGCTCTTGTGGAAAAATGACGGGTTAGTGTTACCACCGAGTTTAAAAACAGCTATGAAACGATTAGATTGCTTGAAACGTAGAATTTTGCGAGACTCATCTTTGGCTAATGaattacaacaacaaatttcaaaccTGTTGGAAAAGAAATATGCCCGTAAGCTTTCAAAAAGTGCCGCCGAACAACAGGGTGGAAAGATATGGTATCTGCCTACATTCATTGTTAAAAACCCTCAAAAGCCGAACAAGGTGAGATTAGTGTGGGACGCGGCTGCCAAATCTGGGAACGTTGCTTTAAATGATTTTCTCCTTAAAGGACCAGATCTACTCATTCCTCTAATGCAAATATTATATAAGTTTAGAATTGGCGCTGTGGCGATATGTGGAGACATTGCAGAGATGTTCCACCGCATTAAGGTTCAAGAAGAAGATGCATGCGCACAACGTTTTTTATGGTGGGGTGAAAACGATACAATTGATGTCTACCAATTAGATGTACTCACATTTGGGGCTTCTTGTTCTCCATTCATTTCTCATTTTATCAGAAACAAAAACGCAGAAATTCATTGCCAAGAAATCCCGACAATTTTAAACGCTATAAAAAATCAGCACTATGTCGATGATTACATTGACTCTACAAACACTGTTAACGAAGCTATAGATTTAGCTTTAGGCGTTCGAGAGGTCCATAAGAGAGGAGGGTTTCATATGCGAAACTGGGCCTCCAACTCTACGGAGGTTCTGCAAGCTCTAGGGGAACCCAGTGGATGCGAGAGCAAAACTTTTGAGGTAGAAGTCGGCATAAATCAATGCAATAAAATCCTCGGTTTATACTGGGAACCAAAAACCGACGtctttaaaatcaatttaaaatttgtacgcCTTAATCGACCGGTCCTTGTCGATGACATTGTTCCGACAAAAAGGGAGGTACTTCAGGTACTAATGTCTGTTTTTGATCCGTTGGGATTTGTCTCATGCTTCATGTCGTATTTAAAAATCATCTTGCAAGAAATATGGCGTTGCGGAATAGAATGGGACCAGCCTCTTACAAGCGAACTTttcgaaaaatggaagaaatggTTGCAGTGTCTACCAATAATAACAAGAATTGAAATTCCTCGATGCTATTCACACTACCTGCAAAGTCCAAATTGTGTAGTCCAACTACACACATTTGTCGATGCTAGCGAGGAAGCATTTGCGGCCGTgtgttatttccgaattgagttTGAAGGCAAAGTTGATATACGATTAGTAGCGTCAAAATCGAAGGTGGCGCCCCTTCCTAGAGCTTGCAGAACCTCCGTAGAGTTGGAGGCCCAGTTTCGCATATGA